In Microvenator marinus, one genomic interval encodes:
- a CDS encoding ABC transporter ATP-binding protein: MAETKITLRRIVGLARPHLKVLIVATFALFAASGMGLLYPQAARIGVDDLLGEGAKYDWTLVGGALVFLFVFQAVFVSLRYYLFTLVGERVVADLRQGLFSAILRQEIGFFDAEKTGELTSRLTNDTQVLQSAVTTNLSMSLRYLTQALGGIIVLFFTSLELSMVMVVAVPAVVGFAVYYGRKVRALSRRVQDTLADSTAIADESIAGIRTVRSFAAEAFALSQYKVAVEASFDAARERGMVGAIFGGAVSLLGYGAVAVILGYGGHLVMEGRMSAGELTAFLLYTLMVAFALGVLSGLWTDFMKASGAAERVFYLIDRVPKIESSGTEDIVIKGNISFENVTFAYPTRTDVNALQEASFEVKEGEKVAFVGASGAGKSTIAALLLRFYDPVDGRILIDGVDIRSLHPDRLRERIGVVSQEPILFSGSVRENVLYARPDASEIEVEDALRAAHAWDFVNEFPEGLETLIGERGVRLSGGQKQRIAIARAVLKDPSILILDEATSALDVESESLVQVALEELMRGRTTLIIAHRLSTVAGADKLVVLERGRVVETGEHRELVGKEGVYHRLIEKQREGLLSV; encoded by the coding sequence ATGGCAGAGACAAAAATCACACTTCGCCGCATCGTCGGCCTCGCACGCCCGCATTTGAAGGTCCTGATCGTGGCCACGTTTGCGCTCTTTGCGGCGAGCGGAATGGGCCTCTTATACCCTCAGGCTGCCCGCATCGGCGTAGATGACCTATTGGGTGAAGGCGCTAAGTACGACTGGACACTGGTTGGTGGCGCGCTCGTCTTCCTCTTTGTGTTTCAGGCCGTGTTTGTGAGCCTTCGTTACTATCTATTCACCTTAGTGGGTGAGCGGGTTGTAGCGGACCTAAGACAGGGTTTGTTCAGCGCAATTCTTCGCCAGGAAATCGGGTTTTTCGACGCTGAGAAGACCGGGGAGTTGACCAGCAGATTGACCAATGACACGCAGGTCTTACAAAGTGCTGTGACCACGAATCTATCGATGTCGCTGAGGTATCTCACGCAGGCGCTTGGCGGGATCATCGTGCTTTTCTTCACGTCCCTGGAACTCTCTATGGTGATGGTCGTGGCGGTTCCTGCAGTGGTGGGCTTCGCCGTGTATTACGGGCGAAAAGTCCGCGCACTCTCACGCCGCGTGCAAGACACGCTGGCGGATTCCACGGCGATAGCAGATGAATCCATTGCCGGGATTCGTACGGTGCGCAGTTTTGCTGCCGAAGCTTTTGCCCTCAGTCAGTACAAAGTCGCCGTGGAGGCATCGTTCGATGCGGCGCGCGAACGCGGCATGGTCGGTGCGATTTTTGGTGGAGCCGTCTCCCTGCTCGGCTACGGCGCGGTCGCGGTGATTCTCGGGTACGGCGGACACCTGGTGATGGAAGGACGCATGAGTGCCGGTGAGTTGACCGCATTCTTGCTCTATACCTTGATGGTCGCTTTTGCTCTGGGAGTTTTGAGCGGTCTTTGGACGGACTTCATGAAGGCTTCGGGTGCGGCGGAGCGGGTCTTCTACTTGATAGACCGCGTGCCAAAGATCGAGAGTTCAGGCACTGAAGACATCGTGATCAAAGGGAATATCAGTTTCGAAAACGTGACCTTCGCGTATCCAACTCGAACGGACGTCAATGCGCTGCAAGAGGCGAGTTTTGAGGTCAAAGAAGGGGAGAAGGTGGCGTTTGTAGGGGCTTCTGGAGCGGGTAAGTCTACGATTGCCGCACTATTGCTGAGGTTTTACGATCCCGTGGACGGGCGGATTCTCATCGACGGCGTGGATATCCGAAGCTTGCACCCTGACCGCCTTCGGGAACGGATCGGGGTGGTCTCACAGGAGCCGATTCTCTTCTCGGGGAGCGTGCGTGAAAACGTGCTTTATGCCCGTCCTGATGCGTCTGAGATCGAGGTCGAAGACGCACTACGTGCAGCCCATGCATGGGATTTCGTCAATGAGTTTCCCGAGGGTTTGGAAACCTTGATTGGCGAGCGTGGTGTGCGATTGTCTGGTGGTCAAAAACAACGCATCGCCATTGCCCGTGCGGTACTGAAGGACCCAAGTATTCTGATTTTGGATGAAGCGACGAGCGCGCTCGATGTGGAGAGTGAGTCACTCGTTCAGGTGGCTCTCGAGGAGTTGATGCGCGGTCGGACGACACTGATCATCGCGCATCGTCTCTCCACCGTGGCCGGCGCCGACAAGTTGGTAGTCTTGGAGAGGGGAAGGGTAGTGGAGACCGGTGAGCACCGAGAGTTGGTGGGTAAAGAAGGCGTTTATCATCGACTGATCGAGAAACAGCGTGAGGGTCTCCTAAGCGTCTGA
- a CDS encoding phospholipase D-like domain-containing protein, whose amino-acid sequence MDIFKPGVNCLDVYEDIEVSIFRDSKSYFDELVEALKNARQTIYIAGWEMESQMWLQPDSPSPKTLESLLKELLSSRRDLQIYLLIWDMSEVKRMANNPIKMLRPAWFPHRRLKLRHDDHYPFGGCHHQKFVVIDDQLAYCGGIDLTVGRWDTPEHRPVDSRRSDAFGVEHGPIHDFQLRVDGEPARKMGALFRERWLRVSRRPPRTPRVAPYPTPFESTLRAKTLALARTDPAVTPSIREIERLFLDTIAAAKSYIFIENQYLTSPIIGDALSKRLEEANGPEIVIIGPREPAGWLEEITVGMLRWRVIERLRRADSSGRLRIVYPMASVENDVTLYVHSKFMIVDDAFIRVGSANISQRSFRIDSELDIAAISEDHETLRRLLCELLAEHTALPLDRVQDALRDSIAKGLDALMLEGESSDRRLVTLGNAPQAAWRKFAHDGDILFDPDRPRSLAQIADVVLGAKARKRFLKRVPNGLISTIVWTALCLISAKVLHLSSVDVLQIDAFFASWQALVAITLGCLVLLSFGAPIFVVLVFLNLVFDGITSIPAALLVTTGAAVVSYRLGQRVGRSVLNRIWGLKVKDVQKELFRRGVFSIVALRFLPISTFAAVGLAAGAASHPFKPYVIGSVLGMVPNVLLLSLTAMFIARYARYPNPFELALVATSLAFIALVMKAVSRHLQRKS is encoded by the coding sequence GTGGACATTTTCAAACCAGGAGTCAATTGCCTTGATGTCTACGAGGATATTGAGGTCAGTATCTTTCGAGATTCGAAATCCTATTTCGATGAACTCGTCGAAGCACTCAAAAATGCCCGTCAGACCATTTATATTGCCGGTTGGGAAATGGAATCCCAAATGTGGCTCCAGCCTGACTCGCCATCGCCAAAGACGCTAGAGTCGCTCCTCAAAGAACTTCTTTCAAGCCGACGAGACCTGCAGATCTACTTGCTCATCTGGGATATGAGCGAGGTCAAAAGGATGGCGAACAATCCTATAAAGATGCTCAGACCCGCGTGGTTTCCTCACCGCAGACTCAAGCTTCGACACGACGACCACTACCCTTTTGGGGGCTGTCATCATCAGAAGTTCGTCGTGATCGACGACCAACTTGCCTACTGCGGCGGCATCGACCTTACGGTTGGACGCTGGGATACCCCGGAACATCGCCCTGTGGACTCGAGACGTAGCGACGCATTTGGTGTTGAGCATGGTCCTATCCACGACTTCCAGCTCCGAGTTGACGGCGAGCCAGCAAGAAAGATGGGAGCACTCTTTCGTGAGCGTTGGCTGAGGGTTTCGAGGAGACCACCGCGAACTCCGCGCGTCGCGCCTTACCCTACACCTTTCGAGAGCACCTTGAGGGCAAAAACACTGGCTCTGGCACGCACAGACCCAGCTGTGACGCCGTCGATCCGGGAGATCGAGAGGCTCTTTCTCGACACGATCGCCGCGGCAAAGTCCTATATCTTCATCGAGAACCAATATCTAACCTCGCCGATCATTGGGGATGCCCTCTCGAAGCGCCTTGAAGAAGCCAATGGCCCTGAGATCGTGATTATTGGCCCACGAGAACCCGCTGGATGGCTCGAGGAAATCACGGTTGGGATGCTGCGCTGGCGGGTGATTGAGCGCCTCCGAAGAGCCGATTCATCTGGAAGACTCCGTATCGTCTACCCCATGGCATCGGTCGAAAATGACGTCACCCTCTACGTGCATTCAAAATTCATGATTGTGGACGACGCGTTCATTCGCGTGGGGTCTGCAAATATATCTCAACGATCGTTCCGAATCGATTCTGAACTCGATATCGCGGCTATTTCCGAAGATCACGAGACCCTGCGTCGCCTCCTTTGTGAGCTGCTTGCCGAACACACAGCGCTTCCCCTTGACCGTGTTCAAGACGCTCTTCGCGACTCAATTGCCAAAGGCTTGGACGCTCTGATGCTCGAAGGCGAGAGCTCAGACCGAAGACTCGTGACGCTAGGGAATGCACCACAGGCTGCGTGGCGAAAGTTCGCCCATGACGGCGACATCCTTTTCGACCCGGATAGACCACGCTCCTTGGCCCAGATTGCGGATGTCGTGCTTGGCGCAAAGGCTCGCAAACGGTTTTTGAAGCGAGTACCAAACGGCCTAATCTCCACCATCGTCTGGACCGCTCTCTGCCTGATTTCAGCCAAAGTCTTGCATTTATCTTCTGTAGACGTGCTCCAAATCGATGCGTTCTTCGCGAGCTGGCAAGCGCTGGTCGCTATCACGTTGGGATGTCTGGTCTTGCTCTCGTTTGGCGCGCCCATCTTTGTGGTTTTGGTCTTTCTCAATCTGGTATTCGACGGCATCACCTCAATCCCTGCCGCACTCCTTGTAACCACAGGTGCTGCGGTGGTTTCCTACAGATTGGGCCAAAGAGTCGGAAGAAGCGTGCTCAATCGAATATGGGGTTTGAAAGTCAAAGACGTCCAAAAAGAACTCTTTAGGCGAGGAGTCTTTAGTATTGTGGCGCTACGCTTTTTGCCTATCTCCACATTTGCGGCTGTGGGTTTAGCCGCCGGCGCCGCCTCACACCCCTTTAAACCCTATGTCATTGGCAGCGTTCTGGGCATGGTACCGAACGTGTTGCTGCTTTCTCTCACCGCCATGTTCATCGCTCGATACGCGCGTTATCCAAACCCGTTCGAACTCGCGCTTGTGGCCACTTCGCTAGCTTTCATCGCCCTGGTGATGAAAGCCGTTTCGAGGCACCTTCAAAGAAAGAGTTAG
- the dnaJ gene encoding molecular chaperone DnaJ codes for MSKRDYYEVLGLGRDADERAIKKAYRELAMQFHPDRNPGDDVAEASFKEAAEAYEVLSNPEKRKLYDQFGHEGLSGRGAGPGFGSVDDIFSQFGDIFGDFFGFGRQRNPNGPRPGADLRLDIELTFEEAVRGTQKEVEVRRHAECETCSGSGAKPGTEPVVCSTCGGRGQVHHSQGFFTLSSTCPHCRGQGKVVKDPCEDCSGAGVTEEKKMVTVKIPPGVDHGTRLRIRNEGEAGRKGGQRGDLYVFLHVEPSEIFERDGANIHLKVGISFVQAALGSELEIPTLDDPKKITIKPGTQYGDTLVLENHGIPHVNRPNAKGALIVHFDVRIPTKLDSKQRELLEKYAEISNISTTEASFFDKLKEKIL; via the coding sequence ATGAGTAAAAGAGACTATTACGAAGTTCTAGGACTGGGTCGAGACGCCGACGAACGCGCCATCAAGAAGGCGTACCGCGAATTGGCAATGCAGTTCCACCCGGACAGAAACCCGGGTGATGACGTCGCAGAAGCCAGCTTCAAGGAAGCCGCCGAAGCTTATGAAGTTCTCTCCAACCCTGAAAAGAGAAAACTCTACGATCAGTTTGGTCACGAGGGCCTAAGCGGCCGCGGAGCAGGTCCTGGCTTCGGCAGCGTAGATGATATCTTCTCTCAGTTTGGAGACATCTTCGGAGACTTCTTCGGTTTTGGACGTCAGCGAAACCCCAACGGCCCAAGGCCCGGGGCGGATCTAAGACTCGATATCGAACTCACCTTTGAAGAAGCCGTTCGCGGCACACAAAAAGAGGTTGAAGTTCGCAGACACGCTGAGTGTGAAACGTGCAGCGGCTCCGGGGCAAAACCCGGTACCGAGCCCGTGGTTTGTTCAACGTGCGGCGGACGCGGACAAGTCCATCACTCACAGGGCTTCTTTACCCTCTCTTCAACCTGCCCGCATTGCCGTGGACAAGGCAAAGTCGTCAAAGATCCGTGTGAAGACTGCTCCGGTGCTGGAGTCACTGAAGAGAAGAAAATGGTCACCGTGAAGATCCCGCCAGGGGTTGACCACGGAACCAGACTTCGAATCCGAAATGAAGGAGAAGCAGGCCGCAAAGGGGGACAACGCGGAGACCTCTACGTTTTCCTTCACGTTGAGCCGAGCGAGATTTTCGAGCGCGACGGAGCCAACATTCACCTCAAGGTTGGAATCTCATTCGTGCAGGCCGCCCTTGGTTCGGAACTTGAAATCCCGACCCTCGATGACCCAAAGAAGATCACCATCAAGCCGGGAACACAGTACGGGGACACTCTGGTCCTAGAGAACCACGGCATACCTCACGTCAACAGGCCCAACGCGAAGGGCGCACTCATCGTTCACTTTGACGTTCGGATCCCCACAAAGCTGGACTCAAAACAACGCGAACTTCTGGAAAAATACGCCGAGATTTCAAACATCTCGACCACAGAAGCGAGCTTCTTCGACAAGCTCAAAGAGAAGATTCTCTAA
- a CDS encoding SDR family oxidoreductase, translating to MSVLILGATSPIARAIAGVYAEEGHAVYLAARDVAEAERIAADLKVRFGVRTGFGAFDATNLDAHAALVEQVESELGAIEVALVAFGDMGEQEESETDPSAARRVIDINYTGSVSVSELVAQKMIERSSGTIIGLSSVAGDRGRQSNYIYGSAKGAFALYLQGLRNRCFRSGVHVLTVKLGFVDTRMTYGMETAIPVADPADAALAIKRAASRGENEMYYPRFWRGIMGVIKVMPEALFKRLNL from the coding sequence GTGAGCGTTTTGATACTGGGTGCGACATCGCCCATCGCTCGCGCCATTGCGGGTGTTTATGCCGAGGAAGGGCACGCGGTTTATCTTGCGGCAAGAGACGTGGCGGAGGCCGAAAGGATCGCCGCAGATTTGAAGGTGAGATTTGGTGTGCGGACAGGCTTTGGGGCTTTTGACGCCACGAACCTCGACGCGCACGCCGCGCTGGTCGAGCAAGTCGAGTCCGAGCTCGGCGCCATCGAAGTTGCTCTGGTTGCCTTTGGGGACATGGGGGAACAAGAGGAGTCCGAGACAGACCCGAGCGCGGCTAGAAGGGTTATCGATATCAACTACACCGGCTCGGTGAGTGTTTCAGAGTTGGTGGCTCAAAAGATGATCGAGCGAAGCTCGGGCACGATTATCGGGCTGAGTTCCGTGGCAGGAGATCGTGGACGGCAATCAAATTATATCTACGGAAGCGCTAAGGGTGCGTTCGCCCTTTATTTGCAAGGCCTGAGAAATCGGTGCTTTAGGTCAGGTGTGCATGTCCTGACCGTCAAGCTTGGCTTTGTGGATACCCGCATGACCTACGGCATGGAAACCGCAATTCCAGTGGCTGACCCTGCTGACGCTGCACTTGCAATTAAGCGAGCGGCATCGCGTGGAGAAAACGAGATGTACTACCCGCGATTTTGGCGAGGAATCATGGGTGTGATCAAGGTGATGCCTGAAGCACTTTTCAAGCGACTCAACCTTTAG
- a CDS encoding FAD-binding oxidoreductase has translation MKTQWAPTKLEGWGRYPRHSAWVARPERMKDVENALSERDGHPVLAYGLGRSYGDAALIKDGRVVLTQRLNRMLDFDPETGWLRVESGVSLKEIIDTFLPRGFFPPVVPGTQFVTVGGALGCNIHGKNHHVDGCWGDHVRRVELLVASGDIVICDREREPELFWATVGGMGMTGVILSLEVKLERVESPGILMESVRVNNLDEFFEVSADSADFTHTVSWVDCVKQGASMGRGIFMRGRHAPADVQTGASPLDALASFAQRILNVRDLESNLWLNKATIKLFNEAYFRKTPAGTTSSSVHYVPFFFPLDAVDNWNYLYGSRGFLQYQMVVPEKDAVREILEVISNSGMASFLAVIKEFGDRDHGGLSFPSRGTTLALDFPNFGTPLLDMMERLDDIVIASGGRVYLGKDARLSKAKFRQMYPEWEKWKAVRDEWDPNYIFQSELGRRLGLVGGAK, from the coding sequence ATGAAGACTCAATGGGCGCCAACCAAATTGGAAGGTTGGGGGCGATATCCGAGGCATTCGGCATGGGTGGCGCGTCCCGAAAGGATGAAGGACGTCGAGAATGCGCTGAGTGAAAGAGACGGACATCCCGTGCTCGCCTATGGCTTAGGCAGAAGCTACGGGGACGCTGCGTTGATCAAAGACGGCAGGGTTGTCCTGACACAACGCTTGAATCGAATGCTCGATTTCGACCCGGAGACCGGTTGGTTGCGCGTGGAGTCAGGCGTGAGCCTCAAGGAGATCATCGATACCTTCTTGCCGCGAGGCTTTTTTCCACCTGTGGTGCCCGGCACTCAATTCGTCACAGTTGGAGGTGCGCTCGGGTGCAATATCCACGGAAAAAATCACCACGTGGATGGGTGCTGGGGAGATCATGTGCGGCGCGTCGAGCTCCTTGTTGCGTCGGGCGATATCGTGATTTGTGACCGTGAACGCGAACCTGAGCTCTTCTGGGCGACCGTCGGCGGGATGGGCATGACGGGCGTGATTTTGAGCTTGGAAGTCAAGCTGGAACGTGTGGAGTCACCGGGCATCTTGATGGAGTCGGTCAGGGTCAACAACCTCGACGAGTTCTTTGAAGTCAGCGCCGATAGCGCGGATTTTACTCATACTGTGAGCTGGGTGGATTGCGTCAAACAAGGTGCTTCCATGGGGCGCGGTATCTTTATGAGAGGACGCCACGCCCCCGCTGATGTGCAGACCGGGGCGTCGCCTCTTGATGCCCTGGCATCCTTTGCACAACGCATATTGAACGTGCGCGATTTGGAGTCGAATCTCTGGCTCAACAAGGCAACGATCAAGCTCTTTAATGAAGCATATTTTAGAAAAACCCCGGCAGGTACCACGTCGAGTTCGGTACACTACGTGCCGTTCTTTTTTCCTTTGGATGCTGTCGATAACTGGAACTATCTCTACGGGTCGCGTGGCTTTTTGCAGTATCAGATGGTGGTTCCAGAGAAGGATGCTGTTCGTGAGATTTTGGAAGTAATTTCAAACTCGGGGATGGCTAGTTTTCTCGCGGTGATAAAGGAGTTTGGGGACAGAGATCACGGCGGGTTATCGTTTCCGTCTCGAGGGACCACATTGGCGCTCGACTTCCCGAATTTTGGGACACCTTTGTTGGACATGATGGAGCGACTCGACGATATCGTCATCGCGAGCGGTGGCCGAGTTTATCTCGGAAAAGATGCTCGGCTGAGCAAAGCGAAGTTTCGGCAGATGTACCCGGAGTGGGAAAAGTGGAAAGCCGTTCGTGATGAATGGGATCCGAATTATATCTTCCAGTCCGAGTTGGGGCGTCGCCTTGGACTTGTGGGAGGTGCAAAGTGA
- a CDS encoding metallophosphoesterase, translating to MTYPLWGAFLLSVLLALVLRNRVYAVFLLVLLGVQSAIWEILFFPEYELWFAPGVALVHVHFLSLIRPRLRPLWWRLVITWPALFLVAATVLALPWAAMKVMGVEPMLLAIPFVVAGFGLIQSLVHSPSEVGIGRVHSGRFQRQKTVAPAEIQGLRLGHLTDFHLGPFVSAKRARRAVERIVSKDPDLVLLTGDFMTMESQRDVEALRYALEPLAAMKGRVFACRGNHDLEAPETPATVCAELGISWLIDSAERVETAIGEVEIVGIDYRFLKVKDHIDKVFNHVGGKTTHRIVLLHDPSHFRYLPDESADLVLSGHTHGGQLGLLSLGVPFTVVGATGVVPDQGLFSRGSMRLYVNRGLGHYGFPLRIGVPAEESVLHVAFSDEAKD from the coding sequence ATGACATATCCACTATGGGGCGCATTTTTGCTCTCCGTGTTGCTGGCGCTGGTGCTGCGCAATCGAGTGTATGCGGTATTTTTACTGGTACTTCTGGGTGTGCAGTCTGCAATCTGGGAGATTCTTTTCTTTCCTGAATACGAGCTCTGGTTTGCCCCAGGGGTGGCGCTGGTTCATGTCCACTTTCTTTCGTTGATTAGACCGCGGCTTCGCCCGCTCTGGTGGAGACTGGTCATCACTTGGCCCGCGCTCTTTTTAGTGGCAGCGACTGTTTTGGCTCTGCCATGGGCGGCGATGAAGGTGATGGGAGTCGAGCCAATGCTTCTCGCGATTCCTTTTGTTGTGGCTGGCTTTGGGCTGATCCAATCTTTGGTTCACTCACCTTCTGAGGTTGGAATTGGTCGTGTGCACTCTGGTCGTTTTCAGAGGCAAAAAACCGTAGCGCCGGCGGAGATTCAGGGTCTGCGGCTTGGCCATCTCACCGATTTCCACCTCGGGCCGTTTGTCTCGGCCAAGCGAGCGCGGCGGGCGGTAGAGAGGATCGTTTCTAAGGACCCTGATTTAGTGCTCTTGACGGGCGACTTCATGACCATGGAATCGCAAAGAGATGTAGAGGCCTTGAGGTATGCTCTTGAACCGCTGGCTGCGATGAAGGGCAGGGTGTTTGCGTGTCGTGGAAATCACGATTTGGAAGCACCCGAGACGCCTGCGACCGTGTGCGCTGAGCTTGGTATTTCGTGGCTTATCGACTCCGCGGAGCGTGTGGAAACGGCGATTGGTGAAGTGGAGATCGTCGGCATCGATTATCGGTTTCTGAAGGTCAAGGACCATATCGACAAAGTCTTCAATCACGTCGGTGGAAAGACCACGCACAGGATCGTACTTCTGCACGACCCCTCACATTTTCGGTATCTTCCGGACGAGTCCGCGGACCTTGTTTTGAGCGGACATACCCACGGTGGACAGCTTGGGCTTCTGAGTCTTGGAGTACCGTTTACAGTTGTCGGCGCCACGGGCGTGGTGCCTGACCAGGGACTGTTTTCTCGCGGCAGCATGCGGCTCTATGTCAATCGTGGTTTAGGACACTATGGATTCCCGCTGAGAATCGGTGTACCAGCAGAAGAGAGTGTGCTTCACGTAGCGTTTTCTGATGAAGCGAAGGATTGA
- a CDS encoding sensor histidine kinase has protein sequence MKLPLKVALVIVALVVPLVALFTLWRVGAERNDVMERVSDRMATRISARPPLRCLERPETWEFSRRGVKGWAYDLNLQSKNPNAPRFPAGLKDVVQSEEPVHDLGFRRSGASAVRTGMGGACEVMLLTWSRPPPRGPVLKPIIGQSVALAFLLFLTGLVIAGPLVRRIRKLQKEVESAEAADFRVESSLEDKDEIGDLARAFSGLGARVRQTIDDLKARDEALTEFVSNTTHDLAIPLTVLQHRLVRAIDEDSREHVEAALQESHYISSLVRNMGAAARLERSENVVKHQVNLVELLERVVQRHGPVAQWKNVEFNAGFPEEAVEIEADSTLLEQALSNLVQNAIQYVEPRGHVSVLLEQESRGAGKVWCVQVMDDGPGVPEEMLEELGERGARSDDARNRNPGGQGFGLNIARRVCRVHGWTLEFENTHPGLIARICLKTD, from the coding sequence ATGAAACTTCCGTTGAAAGTCGCGCTCGTGATAGTGGCGCTGGTTGTTCCTTTGGTTGCGCTCTTCACTTTGTGGCGAGTGGGTGCTGAGCGGAACGACGTGATGGAGAGGGTCAGCGACCGAATGGCGACTAGAATCTCAGCGCGCCCGCCGCTTCGGTGTTTGGAGAGGCCCGAAACCTGGGAATTCTCGCGAAGGGGCGTTAAAGGCTGGGCCTACGACCTGAATCTGCAATCGAAGAATCCGAATGCACCTAGGTTTCCCGCGGGCCTGAAAGACGTGGTTCAGAGCGAGGAGCCGGTCCACGATCTCGGTTTTCGGCGGAGCGGAGCAAGTGCGGTGCGAACTGGTATGGGAGGGGCATGTGAAGTCATGCTCTTGACGTGGTCGAGGCCGCCACCACGCGGGCCTGTGCTCAAGCCAATCATCGGTCAAAGCGTGGCGCTCGCGTTCTTGCTATTTCTCACAGGTTTGGTGATTGCTGGTCCGCTTGTGCGTCGAATTCGGAAGCTGCAAAAAGAGGTCGAGAGCGCGGAGGCCGCTGATTTCCGGGTCGAGTCGAGCCTCGAGGACAAAGACGAAATTGGCGACCTCGCCCGTGCCTTCTCCGGCCTCGGCGCGCGCGTTCGACAGACCATCGACGACCTCAAAGCTCGTGATGAGGCCTTGACTGAGTTTGTGTCGAACACCACGCACGACCTCGCGATTCCGCTGACGGTGCTCCAGCACAGGCTGGTGCGAGCCATCGATGAAGATTCGAGAGAGCACGTGGAGGCTGCGCTGCAGGAGTCGCATTATATCTCGTCTCTTGTCAGAAATATGGGGGCTGCGGCGCGCCTTGAACGGTCGGAAAATGTGGTCAAACATCAGGTGAACTTGGTCGAGCTTTTGGAGCGTGTGGTTCAGCGGCACGGGCCAGTCGCTCAATGGAAGAACGTGGAGTTTAACGCTGGGTTTCCTGAAGAGGCTGTGGAGATTGAGGCTGACTCAACGTTGCTCGAACAGGCGCTGAGCAATTTGGTGCAGAACGCGATACAGTACGTCGAGCCGCGAGGCCACGTCAGTGTTTTGCTCGAGCAAGAGTCCCGAGGTGCCGGCAAAGTCTGGTGTGTCCAGGTGATGGATGATGGTCCGGGCGTGCCTGAAGAAATGCTCGAGGAGCTCGGCGAACGCGGCGCTCGATCTGATGACGCGAGGAATAGGAACCCAGGTGGGCAGGGTTTTGGTCTGAACATCGCGCGTCGAGTGTGTCGGGTACACGGATGGACCTTGGAATTTGAAAACACGCATCCTGGGCTGATTGCGCGCATCTGTTTGAAGACCGACTAG
- a CDS encoding response regulator transcription factor, which yields MPKILVVEDDANLGNEVVGTLERAGHVVRWCTDGATARREDIESYDLVILDLMLPNVHGFDLLKRWRESSEVPVIILTAKTDTHDKVRGFSLGGDDYVTKPFWPEELIARVDARLRRPAIISSSRDIGPLTLFEDEREVKVNGELIDLTRVEFDILALLISRLDKSVSRAQIVERVLDEESEGGFRTLDVHVSRIRKKLGDAGVHLETVWGIGYRFASSPKTKA from the coding sequence ATGCCTAAAATCCTGGTAGTTGAGGATGATGCGAACCTCGGAAATGAAGTGGTCGGCACGCTTGAGCGTGCTGGCCACGTTGTGCGTTGGTGCACGGACGGAGCAACGGCGCGAAGAGAAGACATTGAGTCGTATGATTTGGTGATCCTCGACCTCATGCTGCCCAACGTCCATGGGTTTGATTTGCTCAAACGTTGGCGGGAATCATCTGAGGTTCCGGTCATCATTTTGACAGCGAAGACGGACACCCACGACAAGGTGCGAGGGTTTTCGTTGGGCGGGGACGACTACGTCACGAAACCCTTTTGGCCTGAAGAGCTCATCGCCCGTGTAGATGCGCGGCTCAGGCGCCCAGCGATTATAAGTTCGAGCCGAGATATTGGACCGCTGACGCTTTTCGAGGACGAGCGCGAGGTTAAGGTCAACGGAGAGTTGATAGATCTGACACGCGTGGAGTTTGATATCTTGGCCCTTTTGATTTCGCGTCTGGATAAGTCGGTTTCTCGTGCACAGATTGTGGAGCGCGTCCTAGATGAGGAGAGCGAGGGCGGGTTTAGGACCCTGGATGTACACGTCTCGAGAATCCGCAAGAAGCTCGGGGATGCTGGGGTGCATTTAGAGACGGTTTGGGGCATCGGCTACCGTTTTGCTTCTTCGCCTAAGACCAAAGCATGA
- a CDS encoding Spy/CpxP family protein refolding chaperone, translated as MKTNLKKLLVASAFLMTTVGMVGVVGAHQGKKGERLEEIKAELKLTPAQEKAFKTIQEDKRAKFKELKKSDLPKEEKRAQMRALKAETRAELAKTLDAQQLAKLDAKMEKRKAKFKGKRGERGPRLEKLADELELTEPQRNQIKSIMEDAKAERELILEANDSDRRQARPELKAHRQEVKGKIRAVLSAEQAAKFDAMKAKHKGDRKGKRKGQAKKGE; from the coding sequence ATGAAAACGAACCTGAAGAAACTTTTAGTAGCCAGCGCCTTCTTGATGACCACCGTCGGTATGGTGGGTGTCGTGGGTGCACATCAAGGAAAGAAGGGTGAGCGTCTTGAAGAGATCAAGGCGGAGTTGAAACTGACCCCGGCGCAGGAAAAGGCGTTCAAGACCATTCAAGAGGATAAACGCGCGAAGTTTAAAGAGCTCAAGAAGAGCGATTTGCCAAAGGAAGAAAAACGGGCGCAGATGAGGGCTTTGAAGGCTGAGACGCGTGCCGAGCTTGCAAAGACCTTGGACGCGCAACAACTCGCGAAACTCGATGCGAAGATGGAAAAGCGCAAGGCCAAGTTCAAGGGCAAGCGTGGTGAGAGGGGACCTCGGCTTGAGAAGTTGGCCGATGAGTTGGAGCTGACCGAGCCCCAGCGAAATCAAATCAAGTCCATTATGGAAGACGCAAAGGCTGAAAGAGAGTTGATTCTTGAAGCCAACGACTCTGACCGACGCCAGGCGCGCCCTGAGCTAAAGGCCCATCGGCAAGAGGTCAAAGGCAAGATTCGTGCGGTGCTGAGTGCTGAACAAGCAGCGAAGTTCGACGCGATGAAGGCTAAGCACAAAGGCGACCGTAAGGGTAAGAGAAAGGGCCAGGCAAAGAAGGGAGAGTAA